The segment CGTTCACCTCCAGGCCCTGAACGATTTGGTAGCGGCCCTCCTTGGCGGTCACGGGGAAGGAGTAGACGATGCCCTCGGGAACCCCGTAGGAACCATCCGAAGGAATCGCCATGGAAACCCAGTCCCCCTCGGGGGTGCCCAGGGCCCAGTCGCGGATGTGCTCGATGGCGGCGTTGGCGGCGCTGGCTGCGCTACTGGCTCCCCGGGCCTGGATGATGGCCGCTCCCCTTTGAGCCACGGTGGGGATGAACTCCTTCTCGTACCACTCCATGTCCACCAGCTCCAAGGCGGGCTTCCCCTCCACCTCCGCATGGAAGAGGTCGGGGAACATGGTGGAGGAGTGGTTGCCCCAGACGGCAATGCGGCGGATGCGGTCCACGGGAACCCCCGTTTTCTTGGCGAGCTGGGCCTTGGCCCGGTTGTGGTCCAGCCGGGTCATGGCGGTGAAGTTTTGGGGGTCCAGGCCATGGGCGTTTTTGTAGGCGATAAGGGCGTTGGTGTTGGCGGGGTTGCCCACCACCAGGACCTTGACGTCCCGCTTGGCCACCTCGGCCAGGGCTCGGCCCTGTTCGGTGAAGATCTTGCCGTTCATCTCCAGGAGGTCGCGGCGCTCCATGCCCGCCTTCCTGGGGGCCGCTCCCACCAGAAGGGCATAGTCGGCGTCTTTGAAGGCCACCCTGGGGTCGTCCGTGGCCACGATCCCCGCCAAAAGGGGGAAGGCGCAGTCCTCGAGCTCCATGATGACGCCCTCCAGGGCTCTCAGGGCCTGGGGAACCTCCAGGAGCTGGAGGATCACGGGCTGGTCCTTACCCAGCATTTCGCCTGCAGCGATGCGGAAAAGAAGGCTATAACCGATTTGGCCGGCAGCGCCGGTGACCGCCACACGAACGGGGCTTTTCATCCTTTACCTCCTTGGGCCTAAGCCCGAAAGGATTTTACCTTAAAGCTTCCGGTAGATGCGCCGTTCTGCCTCTATGGCCTGGTCCAGTTCCTGGATTTCCCGCAAGATCTCCATACTGGCGTTGCGGCTTAGCTCCTCCTTCAGTTTGGCCCGGCGCTCCAGGTAGTAGGCCTCCCGCAGGCGGGCCAGGGTTTTCTCCAGGATCTCGGGGAACCTGGGCTCGTCCACAGAGGGGACCAGCATCAACCTTTCCAAAAGGATGCCCCCCGCCTCCTTGCGGCTTAGCACCTGGCGCAGGTAGTCCCGGCGGGATCCAAGGTAGCCTTTCGGCTGACCGCGGCTGGCCAGCTCCAGGAATTCGGAAAGCAAGGAGCCTTCCGGGGGCCAGACGTGAAGGGCCGTGTGGTGCACCCACTCGGCGAAGCGTTCCTCCGGCAGGGAGAGGAGGAGGGCCATCACGTCCAGCTCCAGAAGAAGCACCCGGTTTTTGGGCTCGGCCTTGGGGGGTTGGGGGGGTGGACGCCGGCCCCGCTTGAGGCTGGCCAGGTAATCCTCTAGCTGGCGCAGGGAAAGGCCTAACCGCTCCACCACCAGGGCCTTAAGGCGGTCGGCCACTGGGTCGAAGGGCTCAGGGGAGAGCATCCTGGGGGTGAGGGCTTCCAGGGCCTTCCGTTTGTGCTCGGGGCGGGTCAGGTCCAGGCCCCGGGTGGCCTCCTGGAAGCGGAACTCCACCTCGGGAAGGGCTTCCTCTAAGGCTTTCTGGAATAGGGCCGGGCCCTCGGGCAGAAGAAGGAGGTCGCCCGGGTCCTTGCTGGGCAGGCGCACCGCATAGAAGAGGAACTTCCGGGCCAAGGAGAGGTCCAGGCTTTGCAGGGTGGCCCTCTGCCCGGCCTCGTCGGCGTCAAAGGCCAGGTAGACCTCCCGCACCTCCTGCATCTCGAGAAGGCGGGCTTGCTCCTCGGAAAGCCCCGAGCCCAAGACCGCCACCGCCTCGGCGAAGCCCATCTGGTGCAGGGCGATGGCGTCAAAAAGCCCCTCCACCACGATGGCCCGCCCCTGGCGTAGCTTGGCCTTGGCCTCGGGGTAGGCGAAGAGCACCTCCCGCTTGCGGAAGAGGGGGGTTTCCGGGGAGTTCAGGTACTTGGGGGTTTCCTCCCCCAGGGCCCTTCCCGTGAAGGCCACGATCCTGCCCAGGTGGTCCTTGATGGGGAAGGTGATGCGGTTCCTGAAGCGGTCGTAGAAGCGCCCGTCCCGTTCCGCCAGAACCCCCGCTTTAAGGCCTTCCTCCGGGCTGATGCCGTGCCGGCTCAGGTGGGAGAGGAGGCCATCCCCTTTGGCCGGGGCGTAGCCCAGGCCAAAGCGGGCGAGGCTCTCCGGGGAAAGCCCCCGCCTCTGCAGGTACTCCTGGGCCTCGAGGGAAGCCTTGAGCCCCTCTAGGAAGTACTCCTGGGAGAGCTTGAGGACATCCAAAAGCTCCCGGCGCTTGGTGGGGGCACCCGCCTTGGGAATTTCCACCCCCGCCTCCTCCGCCAGGCGCTCCAGGGCCCCCATGAAGTCCAGGCCCTCTATCCTTTCCACGAAGGCGAAAAGGTCGCCCCCCGCCTTGCAGCCGAAGCAGTGGAAAAGCCCCTTCTCCTCGTCCACGTAAAAGGAAGGGGTTTTCTCCTGGTGGAAGGGGCAGAGGCCCTTCCAGCGGCCGCGGCCTGCAGGCTTTAGGGCCACGTACTGGGAAACCACCTCCCTTAGGGAGAGGCGGCGCTTGATGGCCTCCACCGCTTGTGCCGCATCCATCCTGCCCCCCGCTTACGCCAAAGCCCGCGGACCCACCTTCCCAGGATACCGTAACCGCGGAGGGGGTTTTCCGGCTCGCTCCCCGCCAGAAAGGCCTGCCAGACTTGGGTTAGGGGCACGGAGGGGGTGAAGCTTAGGAGGTGGTCCACCCGTTCCCCCTCCTCCAGGAGGAGCTGGGCCCGGAGGAGCCTCGCCACCTCCAGGTGTACCGCAAACCCCGTGCGGTGGGTCTGGTAGAGGAGGTACTGGGAGAGGGCCTGGGCTTTCATGGGGGCCTTGGGCCACAGGTAGAGGGCCAGGGAGGTGAGGGCCAGATGGTAGACGTAGGGGTTGGAAAGCCGGCGAGCCTCCCGCAGGGCCTCCTTGAGGAGGGGGGTGGGGTCCTGGTTCCTCTGCCAGCGGTGATGGGCCAGGGCCAGGACGCTGAGGCCCTTGCCGTCGGGGTGCTTGAGGGCTTCCTGGAAGAGGTCCTCCCGGAAGCGCCCCTTGAGGGTCCAGGCGGAAAGAAGGGCGGCTGCGAGCCAGGGGTGCGGGGTTTCCCGGTAGGCCCGCTCCCCTTCTTCCAAGGCCTGCCCGAGGCGGCCGGTTTCCAGGAGAAGGCGGAGGCGGGTGGCGTGGTAGCGGGTCCTGGCCTCCAGGTCCGCTTCCCGGTAGGCGGGCGGGGGGTGGGGTTTTCCCAGGAGGGATTCTGCCTCCCCGTAGCGGCCCAGGTCCATGAGCAGGCCCGCCCTCAGGCTTTGCCCGTGGAGCCTCAAGGAGGCGGGCACAAAGGGATGGAACTCGCCGAGGACCTCGAGGGCCTGCCGGGGCTGGAAGGCCCGCCACAAGGCCCCCGCCCCCTGAAGGCGGGCCCGGGCCTCCTCCAGGGGGTAGGGCTTGAGGCCCGGGAGAAGGGGGAGGAGGGCGAGGGGGTTTTGGGCCTCTCGGAAGGCTTGCAGGATGGGGTCCTGGGACCTGGGGCCCCCGTGGGCCTCCTCCGCCAGGCCCAAGGAGGCTTGGGCGTCCTGGAGCTCCTTCCCCAGGGCTTCCCGCCAGGATGGGGGGGCGGCCTCGAGGGCCCTTTGGTAAAGGGGAATGGCCCGTTCCGGCTGGCCGTGCCGCCAGGCTTCTTGGGCGAGAAGCCGGAAGGCCTGGGCGGCTTCCCGGTCCTGCGTGGCCCCTCTTAGGTGAAGGGCCATGGGCCAGAAGGCCCTCCTTTCCCGGTAAAACTGGGCTGCGGCCCGGTGCCAGGCCCTGGCCCGTTCCTCCGGCACCAGGGCCCGGGCCGCCTGGACCACCTCGGGCAGGGGCCTACCCCCTTGCGTGAGGCCCTCCTCCTCCAGGCGCTGGGCGGAGAAGGTCCCCGCCAGCTCCCTCAGGAGTTCCCTAAGGTGCTCCTCGCGCCGTTCCTCCTCGGGGAGACGGGCTTGGGCTTCCTCCATGACCCCCAGGATCAGAAGGGCCTGGCGTTCCGCCGGGGGGAGGGCGTCCAAGGCGGGCTGCAGGGCAAGAAGAGGGGGTGCCTTTAAACCCCTGGCCTCCAGGGTGGGGGAAAAGAGGGGTTTTCGGCTTTCCACCAGGAGCATGAGGTGGGGGAAGGAATGCTTTAGAAGTTCCCGCAGGGTGTGGTTGGGGGCGTGGAGGTTTTTGGCTACCAGGAGCAGGGGGTGGGGCAGGCGGTGGAGGACTTCTTTCCAGGCTTCCAGGATGGCCTTCTCCAGGGTGTCCCGGTCCCAGGGGGGGCGGGCCTCGAGGCCCAGGCTGTACCGAAGGGCCAGGGAAAGCACTGGGGAAAGCTCCGCCAGGCTCAAAAGAGCCTCCACCTGGCCAAAGGTTTGCTCCACCGCCTGGCGTAGGGTGGAGCGCAGAGGAGTTTCCGGCCCCATGCGCTCCAGGACCACCGCAGGGTAAGGGGGGCTTTCCAGAAACTTCTCCAGAAGAAGGCTTTTCCCGCTTCCCGGTGGGCCCACGAGGTTTAGGCGGGCGGGGGGGTGATGGCAGGTTTCCTGGAGGAGGGCGAGGAGGCTCTGGCCTTCTGGGCCCAGCTCCAGCCCGACCGCCTTAACCCGTGAAACCTCCACCCCTCCCAGGCCCTTGGCCTCGCGAAGGCCCAAGCTCTCGCCCTCCGCCCCAGGGGCTAGGGCCAGGGTCTGGGGTTCGGTGAACACCTCCCCGGGGGAAGCCAGTTTGCTGAGCCTCTCCGCCAGGACCACCGCAGGCCCCACCGCGGTGGGCTCCCCCGCCTGGCCGCTTCCCAAGGGAGCCCAGAGCACCTCCCCGCTGGCCACCCCTACCCGGGCGGGCAGGCGGGAGGTGCGCACCATCTCCAAGGCGGCCTCCAGGGCCCGCCAGGGTTCCTTCCCTCGAGCCCTGGGGGCCCCGAAGAGGACCAGGACCCCATCCCCCAGGAA is part of the Thermus caldilimi genome and harbors:
- a CDS encoding malate dehydrogenase, which gives rise to MKSPVRVAVTGAAGQIGYSLLFRIAAGEMLGKDQPVILQLLEVPQALRALEGVIMELEDCAFPLLAGIVATDDPRVAFKDADYALLVGAAPRKAGMERRDLLEMNGKIFTEQGRALAEVAKRDVKVLVVGNPANTNALIAYKNAHGLDPQNFTAMTRLDHNRAKAQLAKKTGVPVDRIRRIAVWGNHSSTMFPDLFHAEVEGKPALELVDMEWYEKEFIPTVAQRGAAIIQARGASSAASAANAAIEHIRDWALGTPEGDWVSMAIPSDGSYGVPEGIVYSFPVTAKEGRYQIVQGLEVNGFARKRMEITAKELLDEMEQVRALGLI
- a CDS encoding AAA family ATPase, with product MRCECGQRNPPEARFCMACGRALGALLPEEKRYVSVLFYDLVDSSQHFQAGLQAAYRHLQEALEEAARVARAKGGFVHRFLGDGVLVLFGAPRARGKEPWRALEAALEMVRTSRLPARVGVASGEVLWAPLGSGQAGEPTAVGPAVVLAERLSKLASPGEVFTEPQTLALAPGAEGESLGLREAKGLGGVEVSRVKAVGLELGPEGQSLLALLQETCHHPPARLNLVGPPGSGKSLLLEKFLESPPYPAVVLERMGPETPLRSTLRQAVEQTFGQVEALLSLAELSPVLSLALRYSLGLEARPPWDRDTLEKAILEAWKEVLHRLPHPLLLVAKNLHAPNHTLRELLKHSFPHLMLLVESRKPLFSPTLEARGLKAPPLLALQPALDALPPAERQALLILGVMEEAQARLPEEERREEHLRELLRELAGTFSAQRLEEEGLTQGGRPLPEVVQAARALVPEERARAWHRAAAQFYRERRAFWPMALHLRGATQDREAAQAFRLLAQEAWRHGQPERAIPLYQRALEAAPPSWREALGKELQDAQASLGLAEEAHGGPRSQDPILQAFREAQNPLALLPLLPGLKPYPLEEARARLQGAGALWRAFQPRQALEVLGEFHPFVPASLRLHGQSLRAGLLMDLGRYGEAESLLGKPHPPPAYREADLEARTRYHATRLRLLLETGRLGQALEEGERAYRETPHPWLAAALLSAWTLKGRFREDLFQEALKHPDGKGLSVLALAHHRWQRNQDPTPLLKEALREARRLSNPYVYHLALTSLALYLWPKAPMKAQALSQYLLYQTHRTGFAVHLEVARLLRAQLLLEEGERVDHLLSFTPSVPLTQVWQAFLAGSEPENPLRGYGILGRWVRGLWRKRGAGWMRHKRWRPSSAASP
- the dnaG gene encoding DNA primase, with amino-acid sequence MDAAQAVEAIKRRLSLREVVSQYVALKPAGRGRWKGLCPFHQEKTPSFYVDEEKGLFHCFGCKAGGDLFAFVERIEGLDFMGALERLAEEAGVEIPKAGAPTKRRELLDVLKLSQEYFLEGLKASLEAQEYLQRRGLSPESLARFGLGYAPAKGDGLLSHLSRHGISPEEGLKAGVLAERDGRFYDRFRNRITFPIKDHLGRIVAFTGRALGEETPKYLNSPETPLFRKREVLFAYPEAKAKLRQGRAIVVEGLFDAIALHQMGFAEAVAVLGSGLSEEQARLLEMQEVREVYLAFDADEAGQRATLQSLDLSLARKFLFYAVRLPSKDPGDLLLLPEGPALFQKALEEALPEVEFRFQEATRGLDLTRPEHKRKALEALTPRMLSPEPFDPVADRLKALVVERLGLSLRQLEDYLASLKRGRRPPPQPPKAEPKNRVLLLELDVMALLLSLPEERFAEWVHHTALHVWPPEGSLLSEFLELASRGQPKGYLGSRRDYLRQVLSRKEAGGILLERLMLVPSVDEPRFPEILEKTLARLREAYYLERRAKLKEELSRNASMEILREIQELDQAIEAERRIYRKL